A DNA window from Mycobacterium sp. IDR2000157661 contains the following coding sequences:
- a CDS encoding 3,4-dihydroxy-2-butanone-4-phosphate synthase: MRTSDVRVRRAITAVAAGRAAVVSGTTDDSDGYLVFAADAATPKLLAFTIRHTSGYVRVALPGAECERLNLPPMCNSDNGGSDAAAQRVTVDLRQPGTGISATDRARTITALASPHSTAPDFLRPGHVIPVHAGPGGVLIRPGAAEAAVDLARLAGRRPAGVLCEIVSRRRPTAMARRGELVEFGVEHSLPIVSIDEIIEYRRRTEPQVVRLAESILPISAGASRVIGFRDVHTGGEHLAVIVGNVGPGVAVPLHVHVECLTGDVFGSKACRCGGELAGALEAMRIQGGGVIVYARPAGPVRACGVLGGGDAGTADLTSDTVTWILRDLGVYTIRLSEDTTGFGLVMFGAIRDLGLCQAG, from the coding sequence ATGAGGACATCCGATGTGCGGGTACGGCGGGCGATCACCGCGGTGGCTGCGGGCCGTGCAGCCGTGGTGAGCGGCACCACCGACGACAGCGACGGTTATCTCGTCTTCGCCGCCGACGCCGCCACTCCGAAGCTGCTCGCCTTCACCATTCGACACACGTCGGGCTATGTACGCGTCGCACTGCCCGGTGCGGAATGCGAGCGACTGAACCTACCGCCGATGTGCAACAGCGACAATGGTGGCTCGGATGCGGCTGCGCAGCGGGTGACCGTGGACTTGCGTCAACCGGGCACCGGCATTTCGGCGACCGATCGCGCACGGACGATCACGGCGCTGGCTTCACCGCACTCGACTGCGCCGGACTTCCTGCGCCCCGGTCATGTCATCCCCGTGCACGCGGGACCCGGAGGCGTGCTGATCCGTCCGGGGGCCGCGGAGGCGGCGGTGGATCTGGCCCGCCTGGCGGGGCGGCGGCCGGCGGGCGTGTTGTGCGAGATCGTGTCGCGTCGCCGCCCCACCGCGATGGCCCGCCGCGGCGAGTTGGTCGAGTTCGGCGTCGAGCACTCGCTACCGATCGTCTCGATCGACGAGATCATCGAGTATCGCCGGCGAACCGAACCTCAGGTCGTACGGTTGGCGGAGAGCATTCTGCCGATAAGCGCCGGTGCTTCCCGGGTTATCGGGTTCCGCGACGTGCATACCGGTGGTGAACACCTGGCGGTGATCGTCGGCAACGTGGGCCCGGGGGTGGCCGTGCCGCTGCACGTTCACGTCGAGTGCCTGACCGGTGATGTGTTCGGCTCCAAGGCATGTCGCTGCGGCGGCGAACTCGCGGGCGCGCTGGAAGCGATGCGGATTCAGGGCGGCGGAGTGATCGTCTACGCGCGCCCCGCTGGACCCGTGCGGGCGTGCGGTGTCCTCGGCGGCGGCGACGCGGGTACAGCGGATCTCACCTCCGATACCGTGACATGGATACTTCGCGACCTCGGCGTGTACACGATCCGGCTGTCCGAGGACACCACGGGATTCGGTTTGGTGATGTTCGGGGCCATCCGCGATCTCGGTCTTTGTCAGGCAGGATGA
- a CDS encoding ABC transporter permease yields MTLSVPSPTHLRLRRLTSTAVGGWHRIGAQTRFYATTLAGIPDAVVSYRSELLRVIAQMRLGAGALAVIGGTVVIVAFLTITTGAIVAVQGYNQLESVGVEALTGFVSAFFNTREIQPGTVMVALAATIGAGSTAQLGAMRISEEIDALEAIGIRTVSYLASTRVLAGVIVAVPLFCVGLMTAFWAARIGTTSIYGQGSGVYDHYFYTYLSPTDVLWSMGEVAVAALLIMLMCTYYGYTASGGPAGVGEAVGRAVRASMVVASLLIVVMTLAIYGQSGNFQLAG; encoded by the coding sequence ATGACGCTGAGCGTTCCGAGCCCAACTCATCTGCGGCTGAGGCGATTAACGAGCACCGCGGTGGGCGGGTGGCACCGGATCGGAGCGCAGACCCGGTTCTATGCCACCACGCTGGCGGGTATTCCCGATGCGGTGGTCAGCTACCGCAGCGAACTGCTGCGGGTGATAGCGCAAATGAGGCTGGGGGCGGGAGCCCTCGCGGTGATCGGTGGAACTGTGGTGATCGTTGCATTCTTGACGATCACCACCGGGGCGATCGTGGCGGTGCAGGGATACAACCAACTGGAGTCGGTCGGGGTGGAGGCCCTGACCGGGTTCGTGTCGGCCTTCTTCAACACCCGGGAGATCCAGCCGGGAACGGTGATGGTCGCCCTGGCGGCCACCATCGGCGCCGGCAGCACCGCTCAACTGGGGGCCATGCGGATCAGTGAAGAGATCGATGCGTTGGAGGCCATCGGTATTCGCACCGTCAGCTACCTGGCGTCGACCCGGGTCCTGGCCGGAGTGATCGTTGCGGTACCACTGTTCTGCGTCGGCCTCATGACGGCGTTCTGGGCCGCACGCATCGGCACTACGTCGATCTATGGGCAGGGATCCGGTGTCTACGATCACTACTTCTACACCTACCTGAGCCCTACCGATGTGTTGTGGTCGATGGGCGAAGTCGCCGTGGCCGCCCTGTTGATCATGCTGATGTGTACCTACTACGGCTACACGGCGAGCGGCGGACCCGCCGGGGTGGGAGAGGCGGTGGGGCGGGCCGTGCGCGCCTCGATGGTGGTGGCGTCGTTGTTGATCGTGGTGATGACATTGGCGATCTACGGGCAGTCCGGCAACTTTCAGCTGGCGGGTTAG
- a CDS encoding virulence factor Mce family protein produces MKSFSERNPVLIGAVGVVTVSAMVAAALQYQNLPFLNRGQVHSAYFDDAGGLNTGAAVEVSGYPVGSVMSIDLEPSGVLVTFKIGDDVRLGTRTEAAIRTKSLLGAKIVDVTPLGDGRLGGTIPLNRTVSPYQLPDALGDLATTIGGLHTGRLSTSLATLAQTFADTPPDLKEAVAGVSRLAQTLDSRDAQLRSLLENAAAATGVLADRTDQIVGLVRDTNVLLAQLRTQSAALDRIWGNISAVSVQLKAFIDENRQQLRPALDKLNGVLAIVDNRKERMAQAIKLINTYVMSLGESVSSGPFFKAYVANLFPGQFVQPFIDAAFSDLGLDPATMLPSELTDPQTGQPATPALSMPFPRTGQGGEPRLTLPDAITGKPGDPRYPYRQPPPPPPPGGPPPGPPAAPPPEQSGVQP; encoded by the coding sequence GTGAAGTCCTTCTCGGAACGCAACCCGGTGCTCATCGGTGCCGTCGGTGTCGTGACAGTGTCGGCGATGGTTGCGGCGGCACTGCAGTACCAGAACCTGCCGTTCCTCAACCGGGGTCAGGTGCACTCCGCGTACTTCGACGACGCCGGCGGCTTGAACACCGGCGCCGCTGTCGAAGTGTCCGGATACCCGGTAGGCAGCGTCATGAGCATCGACTTGGAGCCGAGCGGGGTCCTCGTCACCTTCAAGATCGGCGACGACGTCCGGCTGGGGACCCGCACAGAGGCCGCGATCAGAACCAAGAGCCTGCTGGGCGCCAAGATCGTCGACGTGACTCCGCTGGGAGACGGCCGACTCGGCGGCACCATCCCCCTGAACCGGACAGTCTCGCCCTACCAGTTGCCGGATGCGCTGGGTGACTTGGCAACAACGATCGGCGGCCTGCACACCGGCCGGCTGTCGACATCGCTGGCGACCCTGGCGCAGACATTCGCCGACACGCCGCCGGATCTGAAGGAGGCGGTGGCCGGGGTATCCCGGCTTGCGCAGACCCTTGACTCTCGCGATGCCCAGCTGCGCAGCCTGCTGGAGAACGCGGCCGCCGCGACCGGGGTACTGGCCGACCGCACCGACCAGATCGTCGGGCTGGTCCGCGACACCAATGTGCTACTGGCGCAGCTGCGGACGCAAAGCGCAGCCCTGGACCGGATTTGGGGCAATATCTCGGCGGTCTCGGTGCAGCTGAAGGCGTTTATCGACGAGAACCGCCAGCAGCTCCGACCCGCACTGGACAAGCTCAACGGGGTGCTCGCGATCGTCGACAACCGTAAGGAGCGAATGGCACAGGCGATCAAGCTGATCAACACCTATGTCATGTCGCTTGGTGAGTCCGTTTCCTCTGGACCGTTCTTCAAGGCGTATGTGGCCAACCTGTTCCCCGGTCAATTCGTACAACCATTCATCGATGCGGCGTTCTCCGACCTCGGGCTGGATCCGGCCACGATGCTGCCATCGGAACTGACCGATCCGCAGACCGGACAGCCGGCAACTCCGGCGCTGTCGATGCCGTTTCCCCGCACCGGCCAGGGTGGCGAACCGAGATTGACACTGCCGGATGCGATCACCGGCAAGCCCGGTGACCCCCGGTACCCCTACCGCCAGCCGCCACCACCTCCCCCACCCGGCGGCCCGCCGCCGGGCCCGCCCGCGGCGCCGCCACCCGAGCAGTCGGGCGTCCAACCATGA
- a CDS encoding MCE family protein, translating into MSRRAGTYRISTGWWALILFTLIALFLYGSAAAFTGMFRSAVPVTLTSDRAGLVMETDADVMLRGVKVGRVSRLSSDKHTTSLRLEIDPEQTRYIPANVRARISATTAFGTKFVELVYPPDPSAARLTSGAVLRSESVSTEINTVFENVVELLEKVDPLKLNAVLTAVADGVRGQGDRMGQAITDLNSVLTALNDRSETVAENWLSLKGFADTYDAVADDVVRILDAVSTTSATVSDHASALDTLLLNVIGFTKAGTDLLATSKDDLVEAVNTLEPTTGLLLEHNPVYTCFLQGTTWYLDNGGYAAWGGDGRTLQLDVALLLGNDPYAYPQHLPVVAAKGGPGGQPGCGSLPDATKNFPVRQLVTDTGWGTGVDIRPNPGIGHPCWANYLPVTRAVPEPPSIRQCIPGPAIGPVPYPGAPPYGAPLYGPGGVPLWPGVAPADSTAQHTNTGPPPPS; encoded by the coding sequence ATGAGCCGCAGGGCAGGTACCTACCGCATTTCCACCGGATGGTGGGCGTTGATTCTGTTCACGTTGATCGCACTGTTCCTGTACGGATCCGCTGCGGCGTTCACGGGCATGTTCCGGTCGGCGGTTCCGGTGACGCTGACCTCCGATCGGGCGGGCTTGGTGATGGAGACCGACGCCGACGTGATGCTGCGTGGAGTGAAGGTCGGCCGGGTCAGCCGGCTCAGCAGCGACAAGCACACGACAAGCCTGAGGCTGGAGATCGACCCCGAACAGACGCGGTACATCCCGGCCAACGTGCGGGCTCGGATCAGTGCCACCACGGCCTTCGGCACCAAATTCGTTGAGCTGGTGTATCCACCGGATCCGAGCGCTGCGCGACTGACTTCCGGTGCGGTCCTGCGCTCCGAGAGCGTGAGCACCGAGATCAACACCGTGTTCGAGAACGTCGTCGAGCTGCTCGAGAAGGTCGACCCGCTGAAGCTCAACGCGGTGCTGACCGCGGTGGCCGATGGCGTGCGCGGACAAGGTGATCGAATGGGTCAAGCCATCACCGATCTCAATTCGGTGTTGACGGCGCTCAATGACCGCAGCGAAACCGTCGCTGAGAACTGGCTCTCACTGAAGGGTTTCGCCGACACCTACGATGCCGTCGCCGACGACGTCGTGCGCATCCTCGATGCGGTCAGTACCACAAGCGCGACCGTCTCCGACCACGCGAGCGCCCTGGACACGTTGTTGCTCAACGTCATCGGCTTCACCAAGGCGGGCACCGACCTACTCGCCACGAGCAAGGACGATTTGGTAGAAGCGGTCAACACCCTCGAGCCGACCACGGGCCTGCTGCTCGAACACAACCCGGTGTACACCTGCTTCCTGCAGGGAACCACGTGGTATCTCGACAACGGCGGCTATGCGGCATGGGGCGGTGACGGCCGCACACTGCAGCTCGATGTCGCCTTGCTGTTGGGCAACGATCCCTACGCCTATCCGCAACATCTGCCCGTGGTAGCGGCCAAGGGCGGACCCGGCGGGCAGCCGGGCTGCGGGTCGCTGCCGGACGCCACGAAGAACTTCCCCGTCCGGCAGCTTGTCACCGACACCGGTTGGGGCACAGGCGTCGACATCCGTCCCAACCCCGGCATCGGGCATCCCTGCTGGGCCAACTACCTGCCGGTGACACGTGCTGTGCCGGAGCCACCCAGCATCCGTCAGTGCATTCCGGGCCCGGCGATCGGACCGGTTCCGTACCCCGGGGCACCGCCTTACGGCGCGCCACTGTACGGGCCGGGTGGGGTGCCGTTGTGGCCCGGTGTCGCGCCGGCGGACTCAACGGCGCAGCACACGAACACCGGCCCGCCGCCGCCATCGTGA
- a CDS encoding virulence factor Mce family protein, which produces MADLKGVIWRLAIWLTVCSFVAFLLLITFGQFRFGAGNTYYADFTNVSNLRKGTIVRIAGVEVGKVGDIAINSDATVRVAFSADKSVVLTEGSRAVIRYDNLFGDRYLALEEGTGGLTTLLPGQTIPLTRTEPALDLDAVIGGFKPLFRALDPEQVNTLSAQLIEAFAGQGPAIGSFLDHAAAVTNALADRDLLIGQVIDNLNAVLGSLGGQSDRLDTAVASLSELVRRLAERSTDVSNAVAYTDAAAGSLADLVAQSRAPFGKVVHETDRVTQIAVADSEYLDNLLNTLPDKYRALVRQGMYGDYFSFYLCDVVLKLNGKGGQPVYVKVAGQSTGRCAPK; this is translated from the coding sequence ATGGCTGATCTCAAAGGCGTCATCTGGCGCCTGGCCATCTGGCTTACTGTCTGCTCGTTTGTCGCCTTCCTGCTGCTGATCACCTTCGGACAGTTCCGCTTCGGTGCCGGCAATACCTACTACGCCGATTTCACCAATGTCTCGAATCTGAGAAAGGGCACAATCGTCCGAATCGCCGGGGTGGAAGTCGGCAAGGTCGGCGACATCGCCATCAACTCCGACGCGACCGTCCGAGTGGCGTTTTCGGCGGACAAGTCGGTGGTGCTCACCGAGGGCTCCCGCGCAGTGATCCGCTACGACAACCTGTTCGGTGACCGCTACCTCGCGCTGGAGGAAGGCACCGGCGGGCTCACGACACTGCTTCCAGGCCAGACCATTCCGCTGACCCGTACCGAACCCGCGCTGGACTTGGACGCGGTGATCGGTGGCTTCAAGCCGCTGTTTCGGGCGCTCGACCCGGAACAGGTCAACACGTTGAGTGCGCAACTGATCGAGGCCTTCGCGGGCCAGGGACCCGCGATCGGGTCCTTCCTCGACCACGCCGCGGCGGTGACCAATGCGTTGGCCGACCGCGATCTGCTCATCGGGCAGGTCATCGACAATCTCAACGCCGTACTGGGATCGCTCGGGGGACAGAGCGACCGCCTCGACACGGCAGTGGCGTCACTGTCCGAACTGGTCCGCAGGCTCGCGGAACGCAGTACCGACGTCTCCAACGCCGTGGCCTATACCGACGCCGCGGCCGGCTCGCTCGCCGACCTCGTGGCGCAATCACGGGCGCCGTTCGGGAAGGTGGTTCACGAGACCGACCGGGTGACGCAGATCGCCGTTGCGGACAGCGAATACCTCGACAACCTGCTCAACACGTTGCCCGACAAATACCGGGCGCTGGTCCGGCAGGGGATGTACGGCGACTACTTCAGCTTCTACCTGTGCGACGTGGTGCTCAAGCTAAACGGGAAAGGCGGACAGCCGGTGTATGTCAAGGTGGCCGGCCAGAGCACAGGGCGGTGCGCGCCCAAGTGA
- a CDS encoding glucose 1-dehydrogenase, with protein MTYPDLADKAAIVTGAGAGIGLAIAQRLAAEGCRVLCADIDGDAADAAAAGIGGGAVAHAVDVSDEKQVIAMVDACAAAFGGVDKLVANAGVVHFAPLTDTTVDDFDRVIRINLRGTWLCTKHAAPKMIERGGGAIVNMASLAGVVGAGGTVAYGLSKAAIIQLSRITAAELRSGNVRSNAVLPAFVDTAMQQTAMTQFDETLGEGGARTMIDRLQGRMAGPGEIAGVVAFLLSDDASIVTGTAQFADGGTASALW; from the coding sequence ATGACCTATCCGGATCTGGCCGACAAGGCGGCGATCGTGACGGGCGCAGGAGCCGGAATCGGGCTGGCGATCGCCCAGCGGCTCGCCGCCGAGGGCTGCCGGGTGCTGTGCGCGGACATCGATGGCGATGCCGCCGACGCCGCGGCGGCCGGCATCGGCGGAGGCGCCGTCGCCCATGCGGTCGACGTGAGCGACGAGAAGCAGGTGATCGCCATGGTGGACGCCTGCGCCGCAGCGTTCGGCGGTGTGGACAAGCTGGTCGCCAACGCCGGCGTCGTGCACTTCGCGCCGTTGACCGACACCACCGTCGATGACTTCGACCGGGTCATCCGCATCAACCTGCGCGGCACCTGGCTGTGCACCAAACATGCAGCACCGAAGATGATCGAGCGCGGCGGTGGTGCCATCGTCAACATGGCCTCGTTGGCCGGTGTCGTCGGGGCCGGAGGAACGGTCGCCTACGGGCTGTCGAAGGCCGCGATCATCCAGCTCAGCCGTATCACCGCCGCCGAATTGCGCTCGGGCAATGTGCGATCCAACGCCGTACTGCCCGCGTTCGTCGACACCGCGATGCAGCAGACCGCGATGACGCAGTTCGATGAGACGCTCGGCGAGGGTGGCGCGCGCACGATGATCGACCGCCTCCAGGGGCGCATGGCGGGTCCCGGCGAGATCGCGGGCGTGGTCGCCTTCCTGCTGTCGGACGACGCTTCGATCGTCACGGGTACCGCACAGTTCGCAGATGGTGGCACCGCGTCCGCGCTATGGTGA
- a CDS encoding MlaE family ABC transporter permease translates to MVIDTQALAKPVRAVGGFFAMAMDTFVMMFRPPFAYREYLLQCWFVARVSTLPGLLMTIPWAVISGFLFNVLLSDIGAADFSGTGAAIFTVTQSGPIVTVLVVAGAGATAMCADLGARTIREELDALRVMGINPIQALVVPRVLAATTVSLALNSVLIMTGLVGAFVCSVFLMDVSAGAWVAGLTTLTHLADVIISMIKATLFGLAAGLIACYQGMSVGGGPAGVGRAVNETVVFAFIVLFLTNIIVTAVGVPFMVS, encoded by the coding sequence ATGGTGATCGACACTCAGGCGCTGGCCAAACCCGTCCGCGCGGTGGGCGGCTTCTTCGCCATGGCCATGGACACCTTCGTGATGATGTTCCGGCCCCCCTTCGCGTACCGCGAGTACCTGCTTCAGTGTTGGTTCGTGGCACGGGTGTCGACGCTGCCGGGACTGTTGATGACGATCCCGTGGGCGGTGATCTCGGGTTTCCTCTTCAACGTCTTGTTGTCCGACATCGGCGCCGCGGACTTCTCCGGGACGGGTGCTGCGATTTTCACGGTGACGCAGAGTGGTCCGATCGTGACGGTGTTGGTGGTCGCGGGCGCCGGTGCCACCGCCATGTGCGCCGATCTGGGTGCGCGGACCATCCGCGAGGAATTGGACGCGCTTCGGGTGATGGGCATCAACCCGATCCAGGCGCTGGTGGTACCCCGGGTGCTCGCAGCCACCACGGTCTCGCTGGCACTGAACTCGGTTCTCATCATGACGGGTCTGGTCGGAGCGTTCGTCTGTTCGGTGTTCCTGATGGACGTCTCCGCGGGCGCGTGGGTGGCCGGGCTGACGACACTCACCCACCTGGCCGATGTCATCATCTCGATGATCAAGGCGACCCTGTTCGGGTTGGCGGCCGGCTTGATCGCCTGCTATCAGGGCATGTCGGTCGGGGGTGGCCCCGCCGGCGTGGGCCGGGCGGTCAACGAAACCGTGGTGTTCGCCTTCATCGTCCTGTTCCTGACCAACATCATCGTCACCGCTGTCGGTGTCCCGTTCATGGTGTCGTGA
- a CDS encoding TetR/AcrR family transcriptional regulator, producing MAGDSVAAAPPAVERVAPTVRRRPKDRKKQILEQAVRLFIERGFHSVKLEDIADAAGVTARALYRHYENKQALLAAAIRAGQEQYQSARQLTVGAAAATPRPLSVDLPDLIAAAVASRSLTVLWQREARYLDEVERAEVRRRINAIVAGIREGVRLEMPELSPAHTELRAWAVSSTITSLGRHTLTLPSQELKELLYRACMAAAQTPPTGDLAPLVVTPKNAERVLFSRAETLLATGARLFRAQGYPAVSTSEIGKGAGIAGPGLYRTFPSKQAILDALIRRLDEWWSLEWIRALREDAGDAECLHALVAGRVRVSLADPDLVSVSITELSHASSEVSDCYARNQADREGVLIDLVRKLFPETTITEGRLLVAGAVSFIDDTVRTWHLTRHGGVADEITAIALSILTSRGSP from the coding sequence GTGGCCGGCGACTCGGTCGCTGCTGCACCGCCCGCTGTCGAGCGCGTAGCGCCGACCGTCCGGCGCAGGCCCAAGGACCGCAAGAAGCAGATCCTCGAGCAAGCGGTCCGGCTGTTCATCGAGCGCGGCTTCCACTCCGTCAAGCTGGAGGACATCGCCGATGCGGCCGGGGTCACCGCGCGTGCGCTGTACCGCCACTACGAGAACAAACAGGCTCTGCTCGCCGCGGCGATCCGCGCCGGCCAGGAGCAGTACCAGAGTGCCCGGCAGTTGACGGTCGGTGCGGCGGCCGCGACTCCTCGCCCGCTCAGTGTCGATCTGCCCGACCTCATCGCCGCCGCCGTTGCGTCCCGGTCGTTGACGGTGCTGTGGCAACGCGAGGCCCGCTATCTGGACGAGGTCGAGCGAGCCGAGGTGCGGCGCCGGATCAATGCGATCGTCGCGGGCATCCGCGAGGGTGTCCGATTGGAGATGCCGGAGCTCAGCCCGGCCCACACCGAGCTGCGGGCCTGGGCGGTGTCGAGCACCATCACCAGCCTGGGCCGGCACACCCTGACCCTGCCGAGCCAAGAGCTCAAGGAACTCTTGTACCGCGCATGCATGGCCGCGGCTCAGACTCCCCCGACTGGTGATCTGGCCCCGCTGGTGGTGACACCGAAAAATGCGGAGCGCGTTCTGTTCTCCCGCGCAGAGACGCTGCTGGCCACGGGCGCCCGGTTGTTCCGGGCGCAGGGTTACCCCGCCGTCAGCACCAGTGAGATCGGCAAGGGCGCCGGGATCGCCGGCCCGGGTCTGTACCGTACGTTCCCGTCAAAGCAGGCCATCCTCGACGCGCTGATCCGCCGACTCGACGAGTGGTGGAGCCTCGAGTGGATCCGCGCCTTGCGGGAGGATGCGGGCGACGCGGAATGCCTGCACGCACTCGTCGCAGGCCGGGTTCGCGTCAGCTTGGCGGATCCCGATCTGGTCTCCGTGTCGATCACGGAGCTCTCCCACGCCTCCAGCGAGGTCAGCGACTGCTACGCGAGGAACCAGGCAGACCGCGAGGGCGTGTTGATCGACCTGGTCCGAAAGCTGTTTCCCGAGACCACGATCACCGAAGGACGGTTGCTCGTGGCAGGTGCCGTCAGTTTCATCGACGATACCGTGCGCACCTGGCATCTCACCCGCCACGGCGGCGTCGCCGACGAGATCACCGCGATCGCGCTGTCAATCCTGACCAGCCGAGGATCACCATAG
- a CDS encoding flavin reductase family protein, with amino-acid sequence MDQTTPRHIDGAELRRVYGCFPSGVTAVCALLDGVPVGMAASSFTPVSVDPPLVSVCVQNSSTTWPRLRSRLRLGVSVLAEDHGEACLSLSRKVGDRFATVRWIHQPSGSVFVHGASAWLDCRVHAEVPAGDHTIVLLEICELGADPEKMPLVFHHSRFRRLAVVGTVQESR; translated from the coding sequence ATGGATCAGACGACCCCACGGCACATCGATGGCGCCGAATTGCGCCGGGTCTACGGTTGTTTCCCGTCCGGGGTGACCGCGGTGTGCGCGCTGCTCGACGGCGTGCCGGTCGGGATGGCAGCCAGCTCCTTCACCCCGGTCTCGGTCGATCCGCCGCTGGTGTCGGTCTGTGTCCAGAACAGTTCGACGACATGGCCCAGGTTGCGGAGCCGCCTGCGGTTGGGCGTCAGTGTGCTGGCCGAGGACCACGGCGAGGCCTGCCTGAGCCTGTCGCGCAAGGTCGGCGACCGGTTCGCCACGGTGCGCTGGATCCACCAGCCGAGTGGCAGCGTCTTCGTCCACGGCGCCAGTGCCTGGCTGGATTGCCGCGTGCACGCCGAAGTCCCGGCCGGGGACCACACCATCGTTCTGCTCGAGATCTGTGAGCTGGGCGCCGACCCGGAGAAGATGCCGCTGGTCTTCCACCACAGCAGATTCCGGCGATTGGCCGTTGTAGGCACAGTGCAGGAGAGTCGATGA
- a CDS encoding alpha/beta fold hydrolase, translated as MPPLHRMLNCRGTRIHAVEDGEGPLVVLVHGFPESWYSWRHQIPALAAAGYRAVAIDQRGYGRSSKYRVQSAYRIKELVGDVLGVIEAYGEKTAVVVGHDWGAPVAWTFAWLHPERCSGVVGVSVPFAGRGVIALPGSPFGERRPNDYHLEIAGAGKVWYQDYFAAQDGIISEIEEDLRNWLLGLTYTVSGEGMIAATKAAGAAGVDLAAMDPIEVIRAGPLCMAEGARLKDAFAYPETMPDWFTDDDLDFYTGEFERSGFGGPLSFYHNIDNDWQDLAGQAGEPLTPPALFIGGQYDVGTTWGAEAVERAGEVMSNYCGTHMVADVGHWIQQEEPKETNRLVLDFLRTLR; from the coding sequence ATGCCACCGCTTCATCGAATGCTGAACTGCCGGGGTACCCGCATCCACGCAGTGGAGGACGGCGAGGGCCCGTTGGTGGTGCTGGTGCACGGCTTTCCGGAGTCGTGGTACTCATGGCGCCACCAGATTCCCGCGCTGGCCGCCGCGGGCTACCGCGCGGTGGCAATCGATCAGCGGGGTTACGGGCGCTCGTCGAAGTACCGAGTGCAGTCCGCCTACCGCATCAAAGAATTGGTCGGCGACGTCCTCGGTGTCATCGAGGCATACGGCGAGAAGACGGCCGTGGTCGTCGGCCATGACTGGGGTGCCCCGGTGGCCTGGACGTTCGCGTGGCTGCACCCGGAAAGGTGCTCCGGTGTGGTCGGTGTCAGCGTGCCCTTCGCCGGACGCGGTGTGATCGCGCTGCCGGGCAGCCCCTTCGGGGAGCGCCGCCCCAACGACTACCACCTGGAGATCGCCGGTGCAGGCAAGGTGTGGTACCAGGATTACTTCGCCGCACAGGACGGCATCATCTCCGAGATCGAGGAGGATCTGCGCAACTGGTTGCTGGGTCTGACCTACACGGTTTCCGGGGAGGGGATGATCGCGGCCACGAAGGCGGCCGGGGCAGCGGGCGTCGATCTGGCCGCGATGGACCCGATCGAGGTGATCCGCGCCGGACCGCTGTGCATGGCCGAGGGCGCACGGCTCAAGGACGCGTTCGCTTATCCCGAGACCATGCCGGACTGGTTCACCGACGACGACCTCGACTTCTACACAGGTGAATTCGAGCGCTCCGGCTTCGGAGGACCGTTGAGCTTCTATCACAACATCGACAACGACTGGCAGGATCTGGCCGGGCAGGCCGGCGAGCCACTGACACCGCCCGCGCTGTTCATCGGTGGACAGTACGACGTGGGAACGACATGGGGGGCCGAGGCCGTCGAGCGTGCGGGCGAGGTGATGTCGAACTACTGCGGCACCCACATGGTGGCCGACGTCGGTCACTGGATCCAGCAGGAGGAGCCGAAGGAAACCAACCGGCTGGTGCTCGACTTCCTGCGTACGCTGCGTTAG